One Bombilactobacillus folatiphilus genomic window, TCTGGCTATCTTTGACCACTTTACTACAAATTATCATGTTCAGCATCTCGCTTTTGATCTGCTGTCATCTTGGCTTCTTTTTTCACCTGCTCAATAACGTCAGCCTTGGCTTTTTCAATAGCTTCATTTTGTTTTTTCTCCGATTCCTCCTTTTCACGCGCTAATCGCTTTTGAACGATTTGATTTACTTCTTCATCGGTGTATCGTTTTGTTTGTTCTTCTTGATTCTCTTGATTTTCTTCAGCCATGTTAATAGCTCCTTTCCATTGCTTTTAGCGTGAATCAATGCTTGCACGTTCCATAAAGTTTACTGACATTAATGCTTGGTCATTTTTAGGCATAATAAAAACGCCCTAATTTTCGATTTAAGGCGTTTTATTAAATTACATATAATTGTTCATAGCTACTAACAGAATTGAAGTAGTCTATCACAAACATAACGCTATGCCTATTCCTGTTTCTTTGGTAACTCGTTACCATTTTCATCCAGGCCATGAGTTCTTCGAAACTCTGCCATGAAAGCTTTATGCTTGGCTTCTATTTTCGGTGTAGTTTCTCGTTTAACTAATTTTAGTTCATCAGGTTTTCCCTGCCAGCGATCATCGGAGTAAGGCTTTTGGCTCATTTCAATTCCTCCAATACAATAATGGGTTTATGAGTTTCATCAAAATACATATCTAAAATTTTAAACATCGTACCACGTTTAAATAACACTTCTTGTTCAGCATCATTATAACCTTTTAAATCGGATCCCGAATGTGAATTTAAAATAATCATTCTCACATCATCTTCAGAATCATAAATTCCTTTACTAGTAGATACATAAGATTTAAATTCATAGATATCTTGCTCTTTAAAACTATCTAAAAATGAATCCATTGTTTCGGGATTTTGAAATTTATATGAACGATTTAATTGAGCATAGCTACCATCAAATTTAGGTAATTTATTCAAAGCTTTATCTAAATTAGTCATCATTTGCTTCTGCTGTGAGGTTAATTGATCACCTTTTCGCAAAGCCTCATTTAACGGATACGAATCAAAACTAATATATTTATTCAATGCACCTAACTTATCATCATCCAAATCTTGTGGATTGAGCCTCTTCCTTGCTAGATAGTCTTCAAACTCACTCCGTGCATCACCAGCTTTAGAACACCGACAATTGGGGTGAATTGGAATATCTGGAACATCTTGAATCGGATAAATACCCTCATCTGCATCAGCTATCTCTCGACAAGTTCGACACGCACTCGGTTCAGCAATCCATTTTACATAGCGAACACCATAGTTATTAAAACTAGTCATCTGGGCTTGGTCTTGTACGCGTGCCATTTCAGTTCGTGCTAACCGTTGCGCGACATATGTTTTATTTTTAATGTCATCACTAATCATTGGCATTAAATCATGTTGCAATTTCTCAGGATTCAAACCTTGTGTCAGTGCATTAGTTAAATCAATTCCAACAGTAGCTTGTAATGCACTCATGGAATTCCATAATCTCTCGGACCATTGAGCGTTTTGATATGAAGCATTAACTACTGTTTCAGCATTAGCTTTCAATTTGGCATCTGAATTCTTGTAATCGCCAAAAATACCAGCTTGGCGTTCAATTTCTTTTAAATATGAATCGCTTAGCTTATTTTTGAGTGATTTCTCAACTTGAGCACCATGTTCAACTAACGTTTGCCCAATTTGAGATTTAATCATCTCTAAACGGTTAATTCGCATAGTGGCATTATAAAGCCTCATCTGTTGATTAGCATAATCACTGAAATCTTTGTTAGGTACCATTTGCGCAGCTTCTTGAGCTAACTTTTCAATATCAGCATTAGAAATCTGCTTCATAGCATCAGTTAAACTAAGGTTTTCAGCTTTAGCATAATTCAAATAAAATTGATTAATCTGACTTTGAATATCTTTAAGCGCTTGGTTATAGTATTTTTCTAACTCTTTATCAAACTGTTGGTCTTGTTTGATATTAGAATTAATCCAATTTTTTTCACGCTGTTTCCAATAGTCCTTGGTCATTGTTCATCATCTTCATCTGAATTATCAGACTTTTCAGAATCTGAACCTGCAAACTGTTGTTGATTAACCACTACGCGTTTCACTTTTTCATCTTGCTCATCAGCAATTTTTTTAAGTTCCGCTTTTGGATCAGATACAAAAGATAACGTTGATAGCAATGTTTCTTGACTTACAATGCCATTCAACTTGTTAGCTGTATCCGCTTCTTCCGAATTATTATTCGGCAAATTCCGTACAAAGTGAAACTCTAACTTATTGCCTAAATTCTCAACATTCAACCCAAAGCTCACGGTTTTGGTTACCAAATTAAACACTTTCCGTAATTGCTTAGTAAACTTACGTTCTTTATTCGACGTTAAGTTTCGCATCGAAAGCAATTTATATTCTAAGGATCTACCACTGGTAGCATTGCCAAACACCTCATCGTTAATATTTGCTACCATTGAAATCTGAAATATCAAATTAGTTATTCGATCAATCAAATGCTCTTGAGTAGTATCCGCATTGGGCTTTTCTAAGAATTTAGCATCAATGTCGGCACTAGAATCTTGAGCAATCGCTTGAATCAACCTGCTATCTTTGATAGCCAGTTGGTCTCCATCATCAAGTTGAAATCCTTTGAGAAATAAATATGCATCCGCAAAATAATCAACATCATCCGCTTTATTGCTCAAAGTCTTGTTTAGCGAATCAATTAGTGTCTTAACATCATCCGTAATTCCTGTGCGTTCTTCGTTATCATAGAACTCAATTGCTGGAACCCCTTGAAATAATAATGATTGCTCATTAATTACTGTTGCATTATTAAACTGAATTAAGCGATCCGCTAAATAAACAGTTCCACTAATACTCAAGTCTGTACCAACTGTGTATTGAACAAAGGCTAAAGGTTCATGAGCCACCGAATCGTCATAAATAATAAATCCTGAATACGGTGGTACCACAGTCACTTTGGTTTCTGAATTCTCATTTGTATAAATCAATAAATAAGTTTTGCCATACAGGGAAGATTGCTTGGATACTTCACTCAATTCGTCTGTAAAATCTGATTCATTCAACCAATCCTGCAATGCCTGGTTAATTGAGTCACCATCAATCTTAATAGTGGGCGGAATTCCTACAAAAAAACCATTCAGTGTATCAACAAGGTATTTACTCATGTTGACAACTAAATGGTTATGGTAATCATCAATTCGATTGCTATTCTTGGGATGTGCTAAATAGTAATCCAGCTTTTCTTTAAACACAGGTACGTCATTTGCTCGATGATACTCAATAAATTCTTTAATATCATCTTGTGTTAAATCTTGGCCCTTTGGAAATAAATAATTCCCGTTATAGTCAATTGACCCTTTAGTTAACATCCTCAACCTCCTTAAAATAAAATATTTTTACTTAACTTGATTTTTGGTGAACCTTTTCCATTGATTTCTTCCACAGCATATCGCGTGGCATCAATCACGTGGTTATAACTATCAATGGGCTTATTGATATATTCACCTGATTTTTTATCTTTCTGATAAGTGTAATTTTCCAGTTCTTCAATCATCTTCACGCAACGATCATCAATCACTAATTTAAATTGCTGTAAAAATGAAATACCTTGAATAATGGAATCAGGACCCTTTTTAGCTGGTCGAATGCGATAGATTCCATTTCTGCGCATTTCTTCAATGGATTTCTTTTCAGCAGCATCGGCAGTAATTACTTCTTTTTCGTAACCTAAATCCTTAATGACTTTCGCCAGTTCACTATTGATTAAACCTTTTTTCGTATACTCTTCAATCGCATATAAAACTTTATTCGGTACATCAACTTTCACATGAATAAAAGCACTCGGGTCATTGACATACCCAAAGTCCAAGCCAAACATTGACGGCAAATCCTTTAACTCATCTGAATTAGGATTCAATCTTTTAGTTTCAAAACTAGGAAACACCAGTTTATCCAACGTGGCAAAGTCACCTAACGCATAAATCTTATAATAAGCCGGATTCGTATTTTTTAAATTCTCAATAATCTCACGGTTATCTTCGTCTAAAAAACGATTATCTGTATATGTTGATTGATAAACAACCACCTTGTCTGGATCGTTCAATTGACCATCAAAGAACTGTTTATACACCCAATTCAATTTGGATACCGGATTAAACATCAAATAAATCTGCCGCTGCTTGTGTTTAGGTTCCCTAAGCCGCAAGGTCAGCTGCGTGTAATCCTCCAAATTAAATTCCGTGGCTTCTTCCATAACCACATCACTTAAGCCTTTAATAGACTTGATTTTTTCAGGATCATCCATGCCCTTGAATAAAAAAACACCGCCGTTTGGCAGTGTAATCGTGAAATCCGTTTTATTAACTTTACATAAATCCAGTAATTTAAATGTTTTGAGACAATCAAGCACATCACTGAAGATAGAATCCTTAATTGACCGCCCAACCTTGCGAGTAAACAAGATCTTGCGTGGATACTTCCAGTTTTTTAAAGCCTTGATTACGACTTTTTGCACTACACCATGACTTTTACCACTGGACGCTCCGCCATACCAAATCTCCGTAAAGTGTTCATAATCATTCAGTTTCTCCCAAACTTGTCGATTGAATACGTGACTAGGATGCGGGAACTTAATATTAATCGTTGGCATCATATTCACCATCACTATCAATGCTAATATTCAAGTCACCATCAATTTGCTTGCGATCGGTGAACATTGACTTCGTTTTCCCGAGCAATTCAGCAGCTTTCAATCGATCCTTACCACTTAACTCAACATTTGAAAACAATCCCTTGGCTGTTGCCACCGTTTCCGTCTCATCACCGCGCAAAACTGAAGTTAAGAACTCTTGAATTTCTTTTGCATCAGCAATTTTTGAAGAATGAATTAAATCTTGTTGTTTATCAATATAAGCTTTAATATAAGGTTTTTTTAAGTTTTCATTACCAATCACACCAGCAGTTTTTCGACTATAACCAGCGCTAATTGCTGCTCTGGTGGCATTGCCATATTGAAATATTCATCCACAAACAGTCTTTGCTTAGCAGTTAATTTATGTTTCATTAAGTCATCACCACACCTCCATTAATTTGAAACTACATATGCTCATCTACTTTTATGTTCTTTGAACTTCAGAATATCCTGTGCACTTTCCAAATCAATTACATAGCTCGTATTATCTCCGTTAAGTATTAGATTGAAGTAACCGTCGTTTCCTCGATGCAGTTCACTAATCACTGCTACTTGATTGGGATCAATCCATGCTCTGTAACTATCATTTTCCAGCACTCTTTGTGCGTCTTCATCATAATCAAATGTAATAATTTCAAACATTTATTGCACCATCGCCTTTTCACAGTTATTGAACTCTGCCTTGATTTTTTTAACATCACAACCACGCGTTTTCAGATTGCTGATAGTTCTCGCCAAGTTGGCATATAAGTCAATCCATCTGGGGTCACCACGTTGGCGATACCTGGTAATTAGTCTGAATGTTGCTTTGACGTCATCTCTGTTGCAGATATCATTTCGATAATCAGCTAGCATCTCTTTATTCAGGTTTCCGTCCATTACTTCAATAGATTTAAATTTTAGTGTCATGTCTAAATTCCTTTATTTTGAGTATAAAAATAGCAACCATCACTGGTTGCTTATGTAATATTTAGATTAAAAAAGTGACACTCTAGTTTGAGTATCACTTCTTTTTTCTTGGGTCTTTGATACCAGTCACAGCTTCCATACCTTTGGTAGTTACCACAATAGTTTTACCAAAGCGTCTATACGTTCCCTTGGGCCATTTATCCTTGGATTGTCGTAATGATATTCTAACGTAAGATTCACTTTTCCCCCAAATCTCAGCTGCTTCACTGGAACTCATAATATCCGGATTATCCAAATTTATGTTCAATTAACACACCTCAAAACTATATCCAGTATCAAGCCTAGCGATAATGCTGTAATAATTGAAATTATATACTTGTGTAATTGCTTATTTTGAAGTTTATTTTTGTCCATGTTATATTGAGTACAGCAATAAGCAAGGTCTCCAGCCCTGCTTATTATTAACTTACTTGTGAAAGATTAGCTTATTTATTAGTTTGATTAAGTCATCAATCGGATAAGCCCAAGCAGCGATTGCACCGTACTTCGCAATCAGAATACCCGCTTCTTTCGCGGTAAGTTTTTTCTTTTGCTTACTCAACATCTCACCTCCTTACATCTATTATATTATCACCTTACCGTTATAAAGTCAACACTTTATCGTGATATCACAACAATAAAAAGCACTCAATTGAGTGCTTTAATTACTATTAAACTTCTAATTTAGCCTTCAATGCTTCGGTTAATACTGCTGAAAAGTTAATCTCTTTTTCTTTGCCTAGTTTGACCAAATACTCTGGAACTGATACGTTCTTGCGAACTGTCTTTGGATTTTGGCGGTGATACTCGTCCATATCAACATTTACAATCGTTTTAATATCTTTGTCGCCGATCTGTACATCCTCCAGTGGAGTCGCTTTAGGATATTCAGTATCATCTTCCAAAGCCAAGCCAATTAAATCTTGGGCCATAGTTAAAGCATCACTCATTGATTCTCCTTGCGTCCAACCGCCTTGAATATCGGGAATCTCCACCGTGTATCCAACGTCTTCTGGATGCAAAATAACTGGATAGACAACTACTTTTTTCATGAAATATCCTCCTTTTGAGAGAGTACAGAAACAGGGGCTTATTTCAGCCCTGCTTCTTTTAAAATACCTTGTTCCATACCCTTCTTTAATTCTTTAGAATGAATTGGAACAAAGACGGTCACGTTTGTTATAGGATTATACATTTTCAAATGGGAACCCTGCTGTGACTTTTCAATAAAACCGTTTTGCTTGAGAAGTTTAACCATCTCTCTCGGTTTCATTGGCATTTCTTATACCCCCTCCTTATTACAATCATTATTATACACAACAATGCGTATAATAGCAAGCGATATATTAGTTATTTAAAAAATATTCCAGTTGGGCCAAAAAGTGGCTCTCATATTTGATTTGTATGCAATTTAAATTTGATTTACGTCTAACTATATTCAATACAACTATAATTGCTTTGTGGGCTTAATATCGGCTGTTGCGTTGATTCGTTATTTTTGACACAAAAAAATCGCCCGTCGGCGACTCGATTTGACATTTTACTACTGCTAAATCCTTAAGGGTACAAAAACAAGTCTGGGTAAGGCTGGTTATTATGTTCCATTTTACTACTGCTAAATCCTTAAGGGTACAAAAACCGATAAAAGTGCTAAGTCTTTAATAGACGAATTTTACTACTGCTAAATCCTTAAGGGTACAAAAACTAATAATGAACTACATAGTCCAAAAAAACTGACGACTTTAAAAGCTAAAGAATCATTGGAGGATTAATTTTATGTGGATTTATTTAACTGTAGAAATACTGGTGTTGGTCATTTCGATATTAATATTGGGATTAAAATTACTTGATGCAATAGGAATACAAATATTGCCTATCAGCAATAAAGCGACAAAAATTAGTGCTTATCTGGCTATAATTTCATTTATATTGATCCTAATTACTAGTTTTTCCGGAACCAAGGGTTTTCATTCATTCAAGTTTCTGCTAATTAACTTTATTATTTTAATAATTTCGGGTTTTGTATTATACATGCAATTGGCATCTGAGGAAAAAAGCAGGAAAAAAATAACATTGACTTTTGGTTCAATTGCTGCATTATCCATTACCATCTTTGTAGTAGCAATTTTAACTCCAAATCCTAGTGCGAAGTCCAAACCTAATCCAGATAACGGTTTAACTGATGAAGAAGTAGCTGAACAAAATAAAGAAGACGAAAAAGCTGCAGCAAAAAAAGATAAGCAAGAGAAGCAAGAAAAAAGTATTAATTCAGATATAACTGACCTACTTAATGATGATAAAAAAGATGCATCAAATGGCGATACTAACTATCAATATGCAAACTATATTCAAAAGATAGAATATACAAATGACAGCACCAAAGTTTATGTAAATACAGATTTTGTTAACTTAGACGATAATACTAAAAACCAAGTAGCCGAAAAGGTTCAAGGAGTTATTGGAGCTGGTGTGGCCATGGAAAAAACTGATTATAAACCAGCTGATGATCACGCAGGTTACTCACTATACTTTTGGTATGGTCAACGAGGCATTGGTCATTCTAAACTCAGTGATAGCCATCAATATAAATGGTACTCAAATTAATTGTTGTTATACCCTTAAGGATTTAGCAGTAGTAAAATGTCAAATCGAGTCGCCGACGGGCGATTTTTTTGTGTAAAAATAACGAGTTAGCAAAATAGTCGATATTAAACTCATGTAGTAACTTTAGCCATGCTGAATAAGGTTAGACACAAACCAAATCTAAATTTTATACAAACAAAATACGAGAATCGTTTTTGAAGTTTAAAATATTTTGACCAAATAAAAAGCCTACATTAATGTAAGCTTTTTAACTATTTAAATATAATTTGCTTTTATATAAATTAATTTTTGGATAAAACATAGTTCCGAACTGTATTGGTGTGTTGACCATAATCGTTTATTTTAGAGAGCGCTCGGTTTGCGATAATGGTCTTCTTAAGGTCACTTTCTAATATCAGGCTATCTACTCTGCTTTTTACCGCACCCTTTTTAGAAACTATCGCATCTTCAGTTTTTGTCGCATATCCGTTAGGGCTGATAGCGGTTACTCCACCGTCACTAAGGTTAGGTACCAAGCTTATCAATGTGGCAAGCAATAGTATTGCTAATAGTGACAATACTATTATTTTTTTGAATATGTTTAAAAAATTAATGCTAATTGAATTAGTTATTAAAATCATCTTCTTTCTTAAATAGTTACTAATATATATTATCATGGAAGCGATTGAAAGTTTATGGAGTCAATACTTTTTTCATTGATTAGAATATCCAATGCCTACTACTGTCTTTTAAAAGGAAAAACAAAGTCGTTGTCCACCAACGGTTACAGCCATTTTTATTTTTTCTAGGGAAAAAGCCGTAAACTAATTATATGTATTTTTAATTGTTCAATTTAGCATCAATGTGTTATATTGGTAATGAAAAAGGAGCTAGTGCTGGATACACTAACTCCCTTGGTGAAGTTGCTAAGACAGTGACTATTTAATTTTAATTAAACAAGAACAGCCATCAGCCTTGCAGGGTTAGGACGGCTGTTTTTTTGTTATTTGCTGAATAATTTGATCAGCGCGATAACAAATTCTAGTACGGCTTTGATCATAATCACAGCCTTTAATACTAGAAACAGAATATCCATGAGGATATTG contains:
- a CDS encoding helix-turn-helix domain-containing protein, producing the protein MNINLDNPDIMSSSEAAEIWGKSESYVRISLRQSKDKWPKGTYRRFGKTIVVTTKGMEAVTGIKDPRKKK
- a CDS encoding minor capsid protein, which translates into the protein MTKDYWKQREKNWINSNIKQDQQFDKELEKYYNQALKDIQSQINQFYLNYAKAENLSLTDAMKQISNADIEKLAQEAAQMVPNKDFSDYANQQMRLYNATMRINRLEMIKSQIGQTLVEHGAQVEKSLKNKLSDSYLKEIERQAGIFGDYKNSDAKLKANAETVVNASYQNAQWSERLWNSMSALQATVGIDLTNALTQGLNPEKLQHDLMPMISDDIKNKTYVAQRLARTEMARVQDQAQMTSFNNYGVRYVKWIAEPSACRTCREIADADEGIYPIQDVPDIPIHPNCRCSKAGDARSEFEDYLARKRLNPQDLDDDKLGALNKYISFDSYPLNEALRKGDQLTSQQKQMMTNLDKALNKLPKFDGSYAQLNRSYKFQNPETMDSFLDSFKEQDIYEFKSYVSTSKGIYDSEDDVRMIILNSHSGSDLKGYNDAEQEVLFKRGTMFKILDMYFDETHKPIIVLEELK
- a CDS encoding type II toxin-antitoxin system HicA family toxin, whose amino-acid sequence is MPMKPREMVKLLKQNGFIEKSQQGSHLKMYNPITNVTVFVPIHSKELKKGMEQGILKEAGLK
- a CDS encoding phage portal protein, with the translated sequence MLTKGSIDYNGNYLFPKGQDLTQDDIKEFIEYHRANDVPVFKEKLDYYLAHPKNSNRIDDYHNHLVVNMSKYLVDTLNGFFVGIPPTIKIDGDSINQALQDWLNESDFTDELSEVSKQSSLYGKTYLLIYTNENSETKVTVVPPYSGFIIYDDSVAHEPLAFVQYTVGTDLSISGTVYLADRLIQFNNATVINEQSLLFQGVPAIEFYDNEERTGITDDVKTLIDSLNKTLSNKADDVDYFADAYLFLKGFQLDDGDQLAIKDSRLIQAIAQDSSADIDAKFLEKPNADTTQEHLIDRITNLIFQISMVANINDEVFGNATSGRSLEYKLLSMRNLTSNKERKFTKQLRKVFNLVTKTVSFGLNVENLGNKLEFHFVRNLPNNNSEEADTANKLNGIVSQETLLSTLSFVSDPKAELKKIADEQDEKVKRVVVNQQQFAGSDSEKSDNSDEDDEQ
- a CDS encoding PBSX family phage terminase large subunit — its product is MPTINIKFPHPSHVFNRQVWEKLNDYEHFTEIWYGGASSGKSHGVVQKVVIKALKNWKYPRKILFTRKVGRSIKDSIFSDVLDCLKTFKLLDLCKVNKTDFTITLPNGGVFLFKGMDDPEKIKSIKGLSDVVMEEATEFNLEDYTQLTLRLREPKHKQRQIYLMFNPVSKLNWVYKQFFDGQLNDPDKVVVYQSTYTDNRFLDEDNREIIENLKNTNPAYYKIYALGDFATLDKLVFPSFETKRLNPNSDELKDLPSMFGLDFGYVNDPSAFIHVKVDVPNKVLYAIEEYTKKGLINSELAKVIKDLGYEKEVITADAAEKKSIEEMRRNGIYRIRPAKKGPDSIIQGISFLQQFKLVIDDRCVKMIEELENYTYQKDKKSGEYINKPIDSYNHVIDATRYAVEEINGKGSPKIKLSKNILF
- a CDS encoding type II toxin-antitoxin system HicB family antitoxin, with amino-acid sequence MKKVVVYPVILHPEDVGYTVEIPDIQGGWTQGESMSDALTMAQDLIGLALEDDTEYPKATPLEDVQIGDKDIKTIVNVDMDEYHRQNPKTVRKNVSVPEYLVKLGKEKEINFSAVLTEALKAKLEV
- a CDS encoding capsid assembly scaffolding protein Gp46 family protein is translated as MAEENQENQEEQTKRYTDEEVNQIVQKRLAREKEESEKKQNEAIEKAKADVIEQVKKEAKMTADQKRDAEHDNL
- a CDS encoding terminase small subunit gives rise to the protein MIGNENLKKPYIKAYIDKQQDLIHSSKIADAKEIQEFLTSVLRGDETETVATAKGLFSNVELSGKDRLKAAELLGKTKSMFTDRKQIDGDLNISIDSDGEYDAND